One window of Nostoc sp. C052 genomic DNA carries:
- the fusA gene encoding elongation factor G produces MIPRTRIRNIGISAHIDSGKTTLSERILFYTGRIHAIEEVRGGGKGATMDFMPEEKLHGITITSAATTCQWHDTQINLIDTPGHVDFTIEVERALRVLDGAVMVLCAVAGVQSQSITVDRQMKRYRVPRLAFINKMDRMGADPFRVVQGICDRLQLNAVLLQYPIGSEDQFQGVIDLVEMTADYFEGENGENLVKKAIPEPLRDEAQQARDKLLDALSLFSEPMTEMLLAGEEIPKELIWQTIRQATLSLEFTPVLLGSAFKNKGVQNLLDAVALYLPSPVDREVVKTAESVSVYPNPDASLVALAFKLTVESFGQLTYTRIYSGTLKPGDTVYNSRTEQRVQIGRLVRMHANKREELKVAVAGDIVALLGVDCASGDTFCSGEPLVSLEKMFVPEPVITLAITPKKQEDSDRLSKALNRFQREDPTFRLSIDPESGATLISGMGELHLEIYLERIQREYNAEVFVGTPAVAYRETIGQQATFDYRFKKQSGGPGQYAHITGWIEPTNEPFVFENRVVGGAIPKEYIPACEKGFREAMQSGKLQGYPVTGVKVVLDGGSYHPIDSSELAFRSASHQAIEGAIAKAKPYILEPIMLVEVETPNEFMGRVQGDLSSRRGLLLGSETMQGYTVIRSEVPLARMFGYSTELRSLTSGMATFSMEFACYRQS; encoded by the coding sequence ATGATTCCCCGAACACGCATCCGAAATATTGGTATCTCTGCCCACATCGACTCTGGTAAAACTACGCTGTCAGAGCGAATTCTCTTCTACACGGGCAGAATCCACGCTATTGAGGAAGTGCGGGGAGGCGGTAAGGGTGCAACGATGGATTTTATGCCAGAGGAAAAACTGCATGGTATAACCATCACTTCCGCTGCTACTACCTGCCAGTGGCACGATACTCAAATTAACTTGATTGATACACCTGGACACGTAGATTTCACAATTGAAGTGGAACGTGCCCTGCGAGTATTGGATGGGGCAGTGATGGTGCTGTGTGCTGTGGCGGGTGTGCAGTCCCAGTCTATTACAGTGGATCGGCAAATGAAGCGCTACCGTGTGCCGCGTTTAGCGTTCATCAACAAGATGGATCGGATGGGAGCAGATCCATTTCGTGTAGTACAGGGAATATGCGATCGCTTGCAACTAAATGCGGTATTGCTCCAGTATCCGATCGGCAGTGAAGATCAATTCCAGGGAGTAATTGACCTGGTGGAAATGACCGCCGACTACTTTGAGGGCGAAAACGGGGAAAACTTGGTGAAAAAGGCAATTCCCGAACCTCTTAGGGATGAGGCGCAACAGGCACGCGATAAGCTGCTAGATGCTTTGTCGCTGTTCTCAGAACCGATGACTGAGATGTTACTGGCGGGTGAGGAGATTCCCAAAGAATTAATTTGGCAAACCATCCGACAAGCAACCTTGAGCCTCGAATTTACGCCTGTATTGCTGGGTTCGGCATTCAAAAATAAAGGAGTGCAAAACTTATTGGATGCAGTTGCGCTTTATCTACCATCTCCTGTAGATAGAGAAGTGGTCAAAACCGCGGAGTCGGTGAGTGTCTACCCTAATCCCGATGCTTCCTTGGTGGCATTGGCATTTAAACTCACTGTTGAATCCTTTGGACAGTTGACCTATACCCGGATTTACTCTGGGACGCTCAAACCTGGCGATACCGTCTACAACTCGCGGACTGAACAGCGAGTGCAAATCGGTCGCTTGGTGAGAATGCACGCCAATAAGCGAGAAGAGCTAAAAGTTGCCGTGGCTGGGGATATTGTGGCTCTGTTGGGTGTGGATTGCGCTTCTGGTGATACATTCTGTTCTGGGGAACCACTGGTATCTCTAGAGAAGATGTTTGTACCGGAACCAGTGATTACGCTGGCAATTACGCCCAAGAAACAAGAAGATAGCGATCGCCTTTCCAAGGCACTCAATCGCTTTCAAAGGGAAGATCCCACCTTCCGATTGAGCATCGATCCCGAATCAGGAGCAACCCTGATTTCTGGGATGGGCGAACTCCACTTAGAAATCTACCTCGAACGCATCCAACGGGAATATAATGCCGAGGTTTTCGTTGGTACTCCTGCGGTGGCGTACCGCGAAACCATTGGACAACAAGCTACCTTTGACTACCGATTCAAGAAACAGTCAGGCGGCCCTGGTCAATACGCCCATATTACTGGGTGGATTGAACCCACAAATGAACCGTTTGTCTTTGAAAATCGGGTGGTTGGGGGTGCGATTCCCAAAGAATATATCCCGGCGTGTGAGAAGGGTTTCCGTGAGGCGATGCAATCAGGAAAGCTGCAAGGCTATCCGGTAACTGGGGTGAAAGTCGTTCTGGATGGTGGTTCCTATCACCCAATTGACTCTTCAGAATTGGCTTTCCGGTCAGCATCCCATCAAGCAATTGAAGGTGCGATCGCTAAAGCAAAACCCTATATCCTCGAACCCATTATGCTTGTAGAGGTGGAAACACCCAACGAGTTTATGGGAAGGGTTCAAGGTGACTTATCCTCTCGTCGAGGTTTGTTGTTAGGTTCCGAGACAATGCAGGGATACACAGTGATTCGATCAGAAGTACCGCTAGCGCGAATGTTTGGATATTCTACAGAATTGCGATCGCTTACTTCTGGTATGGCTACTTTTTCAATGGAGTTTGCCTGCTATCGCCAGTCCTGA
- a CDS encoding transposase family protein translates to MTNPLARIESHPHEAKRLIGINYDQFLALVSLAEKRHREKQAEIEKNKVRIIAKGGGRKPEMSPKEGICLCLVYLRQKPIFEILGLLFDISKTKANDAFNYWVDILREILPASQIEEASVDSQKYQELQQMLSEYELIVDSAEQATARPVDYQEQKDITLVRKKCIL, encoded by the coding sequence ATGACAAACCCTTTAGCAAGAATTGAATCACATCCCCACGAAGCAAAACGATTAATAGGGATTAATTATGACCAGTTTTTAGCATTGGTATCCTTAGCGGAAAAAAGGCATAGAGAGAAACAAGCAGAAATTGAAAAAAATAAAGTTCGGATTATTGCCAAGGGAGGCGGACGCAAACCAGAGATGTCACCGAAAGAAGGAATATGCTTGTGTCTAGTTTACCTCAGACAAAAACCAATTTTTGAAATTTTAGGGTTACTCTTTGATATTTCCAAAACAAAAGCGAATGATGCTTTTAACTATTGGGTAGATATTTTGAGAGAAATTTTACCAGCATCTCAAATAGAAGAAGCGTCAGTAGATAGTCAAAAATATCAAGAATTGCAGCAAATGCTGTCCGAGTATGAATTAATTGTTGATAGTGCAGAACAGGCTACAGCGAGACCTGTAGACTATCAAGAACAAAAAGATATTACTCTGGTAAGAAAAAAATGCATACTCTAA
- a CDS encoding transposase family protein gives MHTLKNQFIVLPGGEDIVDICVGMLGKTSDINLFRDTRNKFADSQRFIGDKAYIGDDAITTPHKKRKNTEISEFQKQENKQLSSRRIAVEHMICRVKIFRVASEKFRLARHRYSQVILAVCGLIRLRLNRLVSLTINT, from the coding sequence ATGCATACTCTAAAAAACCAGTTTATTGTCTTACCAGGTGGTGAAGATATTGTAGATATCTGTGTGGGAATGCTGGGAAAAACAAGTGATATTAATTTATTTCGAGATACTCGGAATAAATTTGCTGACTCACAAAGGTTTATAGGTGATAAGGCTTATATTGGAGATGATGCCATTACCACACCTCATAAGAAACGAAAGAATACAGAAATTTCGGAATTCCAAAAACAAGAGAATAAACAACTTTCGTCTCGCAGAATTGCCGTTGAACACATGATATGTCGGGTAAAAATATTTCGAGTAGCCTCGGAAAAATTCCGTCTCGCTCGTCATCGATATAGTCAGGTAATTCTGGCAGTTTGTGGGCTGATTAGGTTAAGACTTAATCGCTTAGTATCCTTAACCATTAATACTTAA
- a CDS encoding macro domain-containing protein: protein MIVETDHHKHPFLAHTPTMRVPMIIAGTDIPYIAMWAMLLAVRHHNQQARQKINTIACPGLGTGIGRVPYTEAARQMALAYDHFLYPPKHLNCIVAAERQLQIWEAGDSRTSIQ from the coding sequence ATGATTGTGGAAACAGATCATCACAAGCATCCTTTTTTGGCTCATACCCCTACGATGCGAGTTCCTATGATCATTGCTGGGACAGATATTCCTTATATCGCGATGTGGGCGATGCTGCTAGCAGTTCGCCACCATAACCAACAAGCTAGGCAAAAAATTAACACCATTGCCTGTCCTGGATTGGGTACGGGAATAGGACGAGTGCCATATACTGAAGCCGCTAGACAGATGGCATTAGCTTACGATCATTTTTTGTATCCACCCAAGCATCTCAATTGCATAGTTGCGGCTGAAAGGCAACTTCAGATATGGGAAGCTGGAGATTCTAGAACATCAATTCAGTAA
- a CDS encoding Hsp70 family protein produces the protein MAIAIDFGTSNTVIARWNPVTQQPETLTLPGLSIKQSLNPPLIPSLVYVEDAAQNKVLVGQQVRDRGFDLKGETRFFRSFKRGIGADIQGFLPELDGQIVTFEQVGQWFLTKVIEQLVPLEGGLDSLVLTVPVDSFEAYRHWLGKVCQALPVEQVRMLDEPTAAALGYGLADQEILLVIDFGGGTLDLSLVRLDRGVQATTKPLGFILKWGNKSLAEDSKQKVKTARVLAKAGQNLGGTDIDNWLVDYFAKTQELAVSPLTTRLAERVKIQLSTQNQASEVYFDDETFESYELELNRDTFENILKEHAFFELLDESMATLLQQAKRQGIELPDINAVLLVGGTVQLPAVQTWIKQYFEPEKIRCERPFEAIAQGALQLAQGIQIKDFLYHSYGIRYWDRRNQRHKWHSLIKAGQAYPMSQPVELVLGASVENQPSIELIMGELGADTGSTEVYFDGDRLITRRLDGNETSVKPLNDREGAKTIAQLTPAGYPGSDRIKILFQVDEQRFLRITVEDLLTNDTLLENQLVAQLS, from the coding sequence ATGGCGATCGCAATCGATTTTGGTACTAGCAACACAGTCATTGCTCGTTGGAACCCCGTAACCCAACAGCCAGAAACCCTGACTCTACCAGGCTTATCAATTAAACAAAGTCTCAATCCGCCACTGATTCCCAGCTTGGTTTATGTTGAAGACGCAGCCCAAAATAAAGTCTTAGTCGGGCAACAAGTACGTGATCGCGGTTTTGACCTCAAAGGCGAAACGCGATTTTTCCGCAGCTTCAAACGCGGTATCGGTGCAGATATTCAAGGTTTCTTACCCGAACTAGATGGGCAAATTGTCACCTTTGAACAAGTAGGGCAATGGTTTCTCACCAAAGTAATTGAACAACTAGTGCCTCTGGAAGGTGGCTTAGATTCTCTCGTGTTAACCGTACCTGTAGACAGTTTTGAAGCTTATCGTCACTGGTTGGGGAAAGTTTGTCAAGCTCTCCCCGTGGAACAAGTGCGAATGCTGGATGAACCCACAGCCGCCGCCTTGGGCTATGGTTTGGCAGATCAAGAAATTCTTTTAGTGATTGACTTTGGCGGTGGTACTTTAGATTTGTCCCTTGTGCGGTTAGATCGAGGTGTGCAAGCAACCACCAAACCGCTAGGTTTTATCCTCAAGTGGGGTAATAAATCTCTGGCTGAAGATTCAAAACAAAAAGTCAAAACTGCCCGTGTATTGGCGAAAGCTGGGCAAAATCTGGGTGGCACTGATATTGATAATTGGTTAGTAGATTACTTTGCCAAAACTCAAGAGTTGGCGGTAAGTCCTTTGACGACAAGATTAGCAGAACGGGTAAAAATTCAGCTATCAACCCAAAACCAAGCTAGTGAAGTTTATTTTGATGATGAGACATTTGAAAGCTATGAACTAGAACTAAACCGCGACACGTTTGAAAATATCCTCAAAGAACACGCCTTTTTTGAGTTATTGGATGAGTCGATGGCCACACTGTTGCAACAAGCAAAACGCCAAGGGATAGAACTTCCAGATATTAATGCAGTTTTGTTAGTTGGCGGAACAGTGCAATTGCCAGCAGTGCAGACATGGATCAAACAGTATTTTGAGCCAGAAAAAATCCGTTGCGAACGTCCCTTTGAAGCGATCGCTCAAGGTGCTTTACAGTTAGCTCAAGGGATACAAATCAAAGACTTTCTGTATCATAGTTATGGTATCCGCTACTGGGATCGCCGCAATCAGCGTCACAAATGGCATTCTCTGATTAAAGCTGGACAGGCATACCCAATGAGTCAGCCAGTGGAATTAGTCTTAGGCGCTTCTGTGGAAAATCAGCCTAGTATTGAATTAATTATGGGAGAATTGGGAGCAGATACGGGTAGTACTGAAGTTTATTTTGATGGCGATCGCTTAATTACTCGTCGTCTGGATGGTAATGAAACCAGCGTCAAACCCCTCAACGATCGAGAAGGTGCGAAGACAATTGCCCAACTGACGCCAGCCGGATATCCTGGAAGCGATCGCATCAAAATTCTCTTTCAAGTTGATGAACAACGCTTTTTGCGAATCACCGTTGAAGACTTATTAACTAATGACACACTTTTGGAGAATCAACTTGTGGCACAGTTGAGTTAA
- a CDS encoding hybrid sensor histidine kinase/response regulator → MQQESIQVLLVEDSLTDAQLFEHVFFRAATGDWKLVHAKRLSEAINYCCTQSFDLALLDLRLPDSEGLATVSRLHQVIPDIPIIILTVSDDEELALEAMAQGAQDYLVKDQVTIQLLRRSIRYAMERSQILQQLKNREREALQALDRERELNQLKSYFVSMVSHEFRNPLSALRVLSEVLLHYDSNLTAQKKETYSQQINTTVNHMCQLLDEVILLGKVDTGNFEIELRPLHLKEFCEELITSFQYSDENQHSIILDCQQDLHPIEMDADLLRHILANLISNALKYSPSGSEVRVEVSFLNDQVTFCIRDRGIGIPETEQHRLFETFSRCSNVGKIQGTGLGLAIVKRCVDLYTGEISIESQVGIGTNVTVLLPVGDSALR, encoded by the coding sequence ATGCAGCAAGAATCTATTCAAGTTTTATTAGTAGAAGATAGTCTTACAGATGCCCAGTTATTTGAACACGTGTTCTTCCGAGCCGCTACAGGTGACTGGAAACTAGTTCATGCAAAACGGTTGAGCGAGGCTATTAACTATTGCTGTACGCAATCCTTCGATCTGGCATTGCTTGATCTCCGATTGCCTGATTCTGAGGGATTGGCAACTGTATCACGGCTGCATCAAGTGATTCCCGACATTCCAATTATTATTTTGACCGTATCTGATGATGAGGAATTAGCCTTAGAAGCGATGGCACAAGGGGCACAGGATTATCTAGTAAAAGATCAGGTGACAATCCAACTTCTGCGGCGTAGTATTCGGTATGCAATGGAGCGATCGCAAATTCTCCAACAACTCAAGAATCGTGAACGAGAAGCGTTACAAGCACTGGATAGAGAACGGGAATTAAATCAGCTTAAGTCCTACTTTGTTTCAATGGTATCCCATGAATTTCGGAATCCCTTAAGCGCATTACGAGTTTTGAGTGAAGTTTTACTCCACTATGATAGTAACCTGACTGCACAGAAGAAAGAAACCTATTCCCAACAAATAAATACAACAGTTAACCACATGTGTCAGCTTTTAGATGAAGTGATATTGTTGGGAAAAGTCGATACGGGTAATTTTGAAATTGAATTAAGACCACTTCATCTTAAAGAATTTTGTGAGGAGTTAATCACCTCTTTTCAATATAGTGATGAAAATCAACATTCCATAATTTTAGATTGTCAGCAAGATTTACATCCAATAGAAATGGATGCCGATCTTTTAAGGCATATCCTTGCCAATCTGATTTCAAATGCACTTAAATATTCTCCGTCTGGTAGTGAAGTTAGAGTTGAAGTCAGTTTCCTAAATGATCAAGTGACATTCTGTATTCGCGATCGCGGCATCGGTATTCCTGAAACCGAACAGCATCGATTATTTGAGACTTTTAGCCGTTGCAGCAATGTTGGCAAAATTCAAGGAACTGGGCTTGGTTTAGCGATTGTTAAACGTTGTGTTGATTTATATACAGGAGAAATTTCTATTGAAAGCCAAGTTGGTATTGGCACTAACGTGACAGTACTATTACCAGTAGGTGATTCCGCACTCCGGTGA
- a CDS encoding response regulator: protein MSSNPNLRPVEILLVEDSASDANLIIRELSKAEVANNLHWVKHGEAAIDYLCCREKFADALRPDLILLDLNLPRMDGREVLKIVKADSALKRIPIVILTTSNDEEDILHSYNLNANCYITKPLDIQQFIRVVRLIDEFWLAAVELPGE, encoded by the coding sequence ATGAGTAGCAATCCCAATTTACGACCTGTTGAAATTTTATTAGTTGAGGACTCTGCTAGTGATGCCAATTTAATCATTCGAGAACTTAGCAAAGCCGAAGTTGCCAATAATTTGCATTGGGTCAAACATGGTGAAGCAGCTATAGATTATCTCTGCTGCCGAGAAAAGTTTGCTGATGCCCTACGTCCCGATCTAATTTTGTTGGATTTAAATCTACCCAGAATGGATGGTCGTGAGGTGTTGAAAATAGTTAAAGCAGATTCAGCTTTGAAGCGAATTCCAATTGTGATTTTAACAACATCAAATGATGAAGAAGATATTCTACATTCCTATAATCTCAATGCCAATTGCTATATCACCAAACCACTTGATATTCAGCAATTTATTCGTGTTGTTCGACTAATCGATGAGTTTTGGTTGGCTGCTGTTGAGTTACCTGGTGAGTAG
- a CDS encoding ATP-binding protein produces MDHLPNKLPQDLSKDLKRDFQVINRALRVLSACTQAVIRAVDEATLLQTLCQLITEEAAYRMAWVGYVCHNEAKTVQPIVWAGYEAEYLKTVNITWANTSRGQGPTGRAIRSRQPIACQNMLEDPNFAPWRQTAQQRGYQSSLVIPLFDAREVFGTLNIYSSEADAFNPQELALLTELSDSLSFGILALRAKQKRQQLEQALKLSEDKFAKAFYSSPIAKSIITLDEGRYLDVNHSFEWLFGYVREEVLERTTLELQIWQKAGDCQQMLQELKFQGKLRDYEVQLQKHNGEKILCHISAELIQIEETICILSAIENITERRQAELMILRLNEELEQRVAERTAELTEATKQLQLLNQELQQSNQELEQFAYVASHDLQEPLRAVTGYTQLLMSEYGDRFDSTAQSYANFVVDGAKRMQRLIQDLLAYSRVGTRGKEFVTTDCNLAVQQALRNLRVAIAENQATVTVEPLPTLNADQNQLVQLFQNLIGNAIKFHEDNRPDVQIQATKRDQDYLFQVKDNGIGISSQYLDQIFEVFKRLHTHDEYPGTGIGLAICKKIVTRHSGEIWAESSLGMGTTFYFTIPRSIYE; encoded by the coding sequence GTGGATCATTTGCCAAACAAGTTACCTCAAGACTTATCTAAGGATCTAAAGCGCGATTTTCAGGTGATCAACCGAGCGCTGCGGGTATTGAGTGCCTGTACCCAAGCTGTGATTCGAGCCGTCGATGAAGCAACACTACTACAAACCCTTTGTCAACTGATTACTGAAGAAGCAGCTTACCGCATGGCATGGGTTGGGTATGTTTGTCACAACGAAGCCAAGACTGTTCAGCCTATTGTCTGGGCAGGCTACGAAGCTGAATACTTGAAAACCGTAAACATTACTTGGGCAAATACGTCACGAGGTCAGGGTCCGACCGGGAGAGCAATTCGATCGCGCCAGCCCATCGCCTGCCAAAATATGCTAGAAGATCCCAACTTTGCACCCTGGCGTCAGACGGCACAGCAACGGGGCTACCAATCCTCACTGGTCATACCCCTATTTGATGCAAGAGAAGTTTTTGGAACTTTGAATATTTACTCCTCTGAAGCCGATGCGTTTAATCCGCAAGAATTAGCTTTGTTGACAGAACTTTCGGATAGTTTGAGTTTTGGTATTCTGGCCTTACGGGCAAAGCAGAAACGCCAGCAGCTAGAACAAGCCCTGAAACTGTCGGAAGATAAATTTGCCAAAGCTTTTTATAGCAGTCCGATCGCTAAAAGTATCATCACTCTAGATGAGGGACGATATTTGGATGTGAACCATAGTTTTGAGTGGCTATTTGGCTATGTCCGAGAGGAAGTGCTAGAGCGTACAACTTTAGAATTGCAGATTTGGCAGAAAGCAGGCGATTGCCAACAGATGCTTCAAGAGTTGAAATTCCAGGGAAAACTCAGAGACTATGAAGTGCAACTTCAGAAGCATAACGGTGAAAAAATTCTTTGCCATATTTCCGCCGAACTAATTCAAATTGAAGAGACGATCTGTATCCTCTCTGCAATTGAGAACATTACGGAACGCAGACAAGCAGAACTAATGATTTTGCGGCTCAATGAAGAGTTGGAACAGCGTGTTGCAGAACGTACTGCCGAACTGACCGAGGCGACTAAACAATTGCAACTATTAAATCAGGAGTTGCAGCAATCCAATCAGGAATTAGAACAGTTTGCCTATGTCGCCTCTCACGATTTACAAGAACCGTTGCGGGCGGTAACAGGATATACCCAATTACTCATGAGTGAGTATGGCGATCGCTTCGATAGCACAGCCCAATCCTACGCTAACTTTGTGGTGGATGGGGCAAAGCGAATGCAACGACTCATTCAAGATTTGCTGGCATACTCACGGGTAGGCACTCGTGGTAAGGAATTTGTCACCACTGATTGTAATCTGGCTGTGCAGCAAGCACTACGTAACTTGCGCGTGGCGATCGCCGAAAATCAGGCTACGGTCACTGTCGAACCACTACCAACATTGAACGCAGACCAAAATCAACTAGTGCAACTCTTCCAAAATCTGATTGGTAATGCAATTAAATTCCATGAAGACAATCGCCCTGATGTTCAGATTCAAGCCACAAAACGTGATCAAGATTATTTATTCCAGGTGAAAGATAATGGTATCGGTATTTCGTCGCAATATTTAGACCAAATCTTTGAGGTATTCAAACGGCTGCACACCCATGATGAATATCCCGGTACAGGGATTGGACTAGCTATCTGTAAAAAAATTGTGACGCGCCATAGTGGAGAAATTTGGGCTGAATCTTCCCTTGGCATGGGTACAACATTCTATTTCACTATCCCCCGTAGTATTTATGAGTAG
- a CDS encoding transposase, whose amino-acid sequence MPLANCTTPANGNEREQVVPLLDKVKLKTLKRGRPRKRIKVLAADKSYDSKQKRTDLRKRGIRPQIPKRVWKTKKNRGRPIKISVPRFQLDIKHEKLCRHTAI is encoded by the coding sequence ATGCCTTTGGCTAATTGCACTACCCCAGCCAACGGTAACGAGAGAGAACAAGTAGTACCTCTACTCGATAAAGTTAAGCTTAAAACATTAAAACGTGGCAGACCACGTAAGCGAATCAAAGTACTAGCTGCTGATAAAAGTTACGACTCGAAACAAAAACGCACTGATCTACGCAAACGAGGTATTCGTCCTCAAATCCCAAAACGAGTTTGGAAAACTAAAAAAAACAGAGGAAGACCAATCAAAATTTCTGTTCCTAGATTTCAGCTAGATATCAAGCATGAGAAACTGTGCAGGCATACAGCGATCTGA